In Xiphias gladius isolate SHS-SW01 ecotype Sanya breed wild chromosome 16, ASM1685928v1, whole genome shotgun sequence, a genomic segment contains:
- the si:dkey-3d4.3 gene encoding host cell factor 2 has protein sequence MRRMPAMSQSSPCLWNQLPQSSQSPCDRYKHACCSYHGNVYILGGRYSSCLRDFWKYSVVCNEWTELSCTGEAAPEELEEHSMVAHKGFLYVFGGMLDSAYTKGRCALWVFDIAKQKWVHCQGKTSFLQTQMPTNRKGHSAVVVGSAMLVYGGFVDMKGSSQDFWSLDFDTMAWSLLNDSQQGSLGPGPRHSHSAVAYQDCMYLFGGLKGLREQKDFWKWNSASHMWSCIRTMSSPSRLMGHSAVAYKDSMLLFGGGESQNSPKNCLWRYSFTTQSWGQVATLPGSSPPDKIHHCCTGLGPSYKSNTSSLSSSSGLQTRILNDKLRPFKNKCFPAPLTFLGSEGAIELETFSLDKCYSSKALTKSSELDSSKEDLMGNDSQWNGNCLAFENKAFSKQWTEEDLLNEEDGDIVQHLPDMLLVLGGRPCTSHSPMSIWQMTLTDS, from the exons ATGCGGAGGATGCCAGCGATGAGTCAAAGTAGTCCCTGTCTTTGGAACCAGCTCCCCCAGAGCAGCCAGTCCCCATGTGACCGCTACAAGCACGCCTGCTGCAGCTATCATGGAAATGTCTATATCCTGGGAGGCCGATACAGCAGCTGTCTGAGGGACTTCTGGAAGTACAGCGTAG TATGTAACGAGTGGACAGAGTTGAGCTGCACCGGTGAAGCTGCACCAGAAGAGCTAGAGGAACACTCTATGGTGGCTCATAAG GGCTTCCTGTATGTGTTTGGAGGCATGCTGGATTCTGCATACACAAAGGGCAGATGTGCCCTTTGGGTATTTGACATTG CAAAGCAGAAATGGGTGCACTGCCAGGGAAAGACAAGCTTCCTTCAG aCCCAAATGCCAACCAACAGAAAAGGACACAGTGCTGTGGTGGTTGGCTCTGCAATGCTGGTGTATGGAGGTTTCGTAGACATGAAAGGATCCTCACAGGACTTTTGGAGTTTGGATTTTG ATACCATGGCTTGGTCCCTGCTGAATGATTCTCAGCAGGGCTCATTAGGCCCAGGTCCCAGACACAGTCACTCAGCCGTGGCCTACCAGGATTGCATGTACCTGTTCGGGGGCTTGAAAGGCTTGCGGGAGCAGAAAGATTTCTGGAAGTGGAATTCTGCCAGCCACATGTGGAGCTGCATCAGAACCAT GTCCAGTCCCTCCAGACTGATGGGCCACTCAGCTGTGGCATACAAAGACAGTATGCTTCTTTTTGGGGGAGGCGAGAGCCAGAACTCTCCAAAGAACTGCCTGTGGAGGTATAGCTTCACCACTCAGTCCTGGGGGCAGGTTGCCACACTTCCAGGCTCTAGCCCACCAGACAAGATTCACCACTGCTGCACTGGACTGGGTCCCAGCTACAAGTCCAACACCAGCAGCTTGTCATCCAGCTCAGGACTCCAAACTAGGATACTGAATGACAAGCTCAGGCCCTTCAAGAACAAGTGTTTCCCTGCGCCTCTCACTTTTCTAGGATCAGAGGGCGCTATAGAGCTGGAGACGTTCAGCCTGGACAAGTGCTACAGTAGCAAAGCACTCACAAAATCTTCAGAACTGGACAGTAGCAAAGAGGACTTGATGGGGAATGATTCACAGTGGAATGGAAACTGTCTGGCCTTTGAGAATAAAGCTTTCAGCAAACAATGGACAGAGGAAGACCTGCTCAATGAGGAGGATGGTGATATAGTCCAGCACCTGCCCGATATGCTGCTGGTCCTTGGAGGAAGACCTTGCACCAGTCACAGCCCTATGTCCATATGGCAAATGACTCTCACTGACTCATAA
- the inhbb gene encoding inhibin beta B chain: protein MSLYSLALSCLVACFLSVRCSSVTGTETQSSPQESCTSCGLRAPDQTERVNIDFLEAVKRHILNRLQMRDRPNITHPIPKAAMVTALRRLHAGKVREDGRVEIPSFDGQAAFNNEVQAETSEIISFAESDGHTSSKSGLYFLISNEGNQNLYVSQANLWLYFRVLPAGPEKGLRRKVTVKIHYQEAGASSGAEGGPGGGGGGGTGRWALVEKRVDLKRSGWHTFPLSEAVRAVFGKGSRRQDLEVHCESCETAGVAPVLVDPGDPSHRPFLVVRARQVDGKHRIRKRGLECDGTSGGLCCRQQFYIDFRLIGWNDWIIAPAGYYGNYCEGSCPAYMAGVPGSASSFHTAVVNQYRMRGMSPGSVNSCCIPTKLSTMSMLYFDDEYNIVKRDVPNMIVEECGCA from the exons ATGAGCTTATACAGTCTGGCATTGTCCTGCCTAGTTGCGTGCTTTCTCTCCGTGCGCTGCAGCTCGGTGACAGGGACGGAGACTCAGAGCTCGCCCCAGGAGTCGTGCACGTCCTGCGGCCTCAGGGCGCCGGATCAGACGGAGCGGGTGAACATAGACTTTTTGGAGGCGGTGAAGAGGCACATACTGAACAGGCTGCAGATGAGAGACAGACCCAACATCACCCATCCCATCCCGAAGGCTGCGATGGTGACGGCGCTGAGGAGGCTGCACGCCGGCAAAGTGCGAGAGGACGGCCGGGTGGAGATCCCCAGCTTTGACGGGCAGGCTGCCTTCAACAACGAGGTCCAAGCGGAGACCTCTGAGATCATCAGCTTCGCCGAATCAG ATGGGCACACATCCTCCAAGTCTGGTCTGTACTTCCTCATCTCCAACGAGGGCAACCAGAACCTGTATGTGTCCCAGGCGAACCTGTGGCTCTATTTCCGTGTGCTGCCAGCTGGTCCTGAGAAGGGCCTCCGGAGGAAGGTGACAGTCAAGATCCACTACCAGGAGGCTGGGGCTTCAAGCGGCGCAGAGGGCGGCCcgggaggtggtggtggagggggaaCAGGCCGCTGGGCCCTGGTGGAGAAGCGGGTGGATCTGAAACGCAGTGGCTGGCATACTTTCCCGCTCTCAGAGGCGGTACGGGCTGTATTTGGGAAAGGCAGCCGGAGGCAGGACCTGGAGGTCCACTGTGAGAGCTGTGAGACAGCTGGCGTGGCTCCCGTGCTGGTGGACCCAGGTGATCCGTCCCACCGGCCCTTCCTGGTAGTTCGTGCAAGGCAGGTGGATGGAAAGCACCGCATTCGTAAGCGGGGGCTGGAGTGTGACGGCACCAGTGGGGGCTTATGCTGTCGGCAGCAGTTTTACATAGACTTCCGCCTTATTGGCTGGAACGACTGGATCATTGCGCCAGCTGGTTATTATGGTAACTACTGTGAAGGAAGCTGCCCGGCCTACATGGCAGGCGTGCCGGGCTCGGCTTCATCCTTCCACACCGCAGTAGTTAACCAGTACCGCATGAGAGGCATGAGCCCGGGCTCAGTCAACTCCTGCTGTATCCCCACCAAGCTCAGTACTATGTCCATGCTCTACTTCGACGATGAATACAACATAGTCAAGAGGGATGTGCCCAACATGATTGTGGAGGAGTGTGGCTGTGCTTGA